In bacterium, one DNA window encodes the following:
- a CDS encoding ATP-binding cassette domain-containing protein, with amino-acid sequence MPKEIFLQALDLHKSFHDQKAVDGVSFDVYKGEIFGLLGPNGAGKTTTIRMLATVLNPDQGEVTVAGHAVSKNADQVRKLIGVCPQELALFMDLSAYDNLVFFGRMVGLNKKEAHDQAMSHLDALGLKERAKHRVSKFSGGMKRRVNLAIALMGHPQLLFLDEPTVGIDPQSRNNIYENIRYLRDTGMTILYTTHYMDEADRLCDRVAIIDGGKILALATPGELKKRHGASDHATLEDVFLKITGHALRD; translated from the coding sequence ATGCCAAAAGAGATATTTTTACAGGCGCTAGACCTGCATAAGAGCTTTCATGATCAAAAAGCGGTCGACGGCGTCTCCTTTGATGTCTATAAAGGCGAGATCTTCGGGCTCTTGGGACCGAACGGTGCCGGTAAGACAACGACCATCCGCATGCTGGCAACCGTTTTGAACCCGGACCAGGGAGAAGTGACCGTGGCTGGCCATGCCGTCAGTAAGAACGCGGACCAGGTGCGCAAGCTTATCGGCGTGTGCCCGCAGGAACTGGCGCTTTTCATGGATCTCTCAGCGTACGACAACCTTGTTTTCTTCGGACGCATGGTAGGATTGAATAAAAAAGAGGCTCATGACCAGGCCATGTCACATCTTGACGCTCTTGGTCTTAAAGAACGGGCAAAACATAGGGTCAGCAAATTCTCCGGCGGCATGAAGCGCCGGGTTAACCTTGCGATCGCTCTGATGGGACACCCGCAGTTGCTCTTTCTCGACGAGCCTACGGTCGGCATCGACCCCCAGTCGCGCAACAATATCTATGAGAATATCCGGTATTTGCGGGACACTGGCATGACCATCCTGTACACTACCCATTACATGGACGAGGCGGACCGGCTGTGCGATCGCGTCGCGATAATCGACGGCGGCAAGATCCTGGCGCTGGCGACACCAGGGGAATTGAAGAAACGCCACGGCGCGTCTGACCACGCGACGCTGGAAGACGTCTTTCTAAAGATCACGGGCCATGCCCTGCGGGACTAA
- a CDS encoding ABC transporter permease: protein MNKAWLVAVKDIRSFLTDRADLAYSLLLPIAIFALLYGAFGGHSSFSGTAYVVNDDAGGECARLLIEKLGEYKNLEVKVLAAAEASKKLDRSDITMVVVIPAGFTTDLVSGKKATLVFRQRGNGGFEEQIVANIVRAAAEDVAQDFRVIDQVTKAVGGKGITPERIKTTVQKFFKREKEHPIVNVQVEDIGSSPDPVGSFLPGILTMFVLFSLSINSRVLVEEKNKGTLERLMTTQLKTTELFIGKFLAGSGRGFIQVGILVGLACLVFGIFTPLTFLLALLISLTFSLAAGALGLLISSIARTEDQAIWIGVLATITMSMLGGTFFTAPEGSLLYTLGKLSVNTYANEAYRSIMAQPAILGNIIPDLMILIAVTVLALVLSWLFFRVLSKAR, encoded by the coding sequence ATGAACAAGGCGTGGCTCGTTGCGGTAAAAGACATCAGGTCTTTCTTGACCGACCGCGCCGATCTCGCGTACAGCCTTTTATTGCCGATCGCGATATTCGCCCTGCTTTACGGTGCGTTCGGCGGACACTCGTCATTTTCCGGCACGGCTTATGTGGTCAATGACGATGCCGGCGGAGAATGTGCCAGGCTGCTGATAGAAAAACTTGGTGAGTATAAGAACCTTGAGGTTAAGGTTCTCGCCGCCGCTGAAGCCTCCAAAAAGCTGGACCGATCTGATATAACGATGGTCGTGGTCATACCGGCTGGTTTCACAACAGACCTGGTCTCAGGTAAAAAAGCTACGCTTGTCTTCAGGCAGCGCGGCAATGGCGGTTTTGAAGAGCAGATCGTGGCGAACATTGTGCGCGCAGCCGCCGAGGATGTGGCACAGGATTTCCGCGTCATCGATCAGGTCACCAAGGCCGTCGGGGGCAAGGGTATCACGCCGGAACGCATCAAGACGACCGTGCAAAAATTTTTCAAGCGAGAAAAAGAGCATCCGATCGTGAATGTGCAGGTCGAGGATATCGGCTCCAGCCCGGATCCCGTTGGCAGTTTCCTCCCGGGCATCCTCACCATGTTCGTGCTGTTTTCCTTGAGTATTAACAGCCGGGTCCTGGTCGAGGAAAAAAATAAAGGCACACTGGAGCGCCTGATGACGACCCAGCTGAAGACAACCGAGCTTTTTATCGGTAAATTCCTCGCTGGTTCAGGACGCGGGTTTATCCAGGTCGGCATCCTCGTTGGTCTTGCCTGTCTGGTCTTCGGCATCTTCACACCCTTGACGTTTCTGCTTGCCCTGCTGATCAGTCTCACTTTTTCTCTGGCTGCAGGCGCGCTCGGCCTGCTTATTAGTTCGATCGCCCGGACCGAGGACCAGGCGATTTGGATCGGGGTACTGGCCACGATCACTATGTCAATGCTCGGGGGTACATTTTTTACCGCGCCCGAAGGATCGCTGCTTTACACGCTGGGCAAATTGTCCGTAAACACCTATGCCAATGAAGCCTACCGCTCGATCATGGCCCAGCCGGCGATATTAGGCAATATCATCCCGGATCTCATGATCCTTATTGCAGTAACCGTTCTCGCACTTGTTCTCTCCTGGCTTTTCTTCAGGGTCTTGTCCAAAGCGAGGTAG
- a CDS encoding ABC transporter permease, with protein sequence MVKKLLLFAQKELKVFMTDRLALFFFVVFPFFFVILFRMMSWGNVDRRLVLHLATREQDGLSHMIINAIETKDTLKLEPGEPRIVWHKDYKEAEQAVLEKKIPGILVFPTDFTGSIYLGYGSDIKIMADPEAVNTKAALTGMARAICSGVIAQRVAMNAVVALLIENEMAGRESDDQIGKTIQKSFAGQADTSFTGSYINYVHEKVGNIKPVNPSNWLIPGYLVMFVFFAAALGAETIIRERQNQTLERLIASSVPKDAIVLGTFAGIMAKGLVQIAIFWLVGIFVFKVDIGPYPLGVIILSLLVVTMSAAFTVMLATLAKTQRSASSLSVFAALVLAPLGGCWWPLFVTPRWLQFIAKITPHAWATTGFNKMMLFGAGFGAVVPEMLALAGFTVLFGLVAIIRFRTDAV encoded by the coding sequence ATGGTTAAAAAACTTTTACTATTCGCGCAGAAAGAACTTAAGGTCTTCATGACCGACCGGCTGGCGTTGTTCTTCTTCGTCGTCTTCCCGTTCTTTTTTGTTATCCTGTTCCGCATGATGAGCTGGGGCAATGTCGACCGCAGGCTGGTGCTGCACCTGGCGACACGGGAGCAGGACGGGCTCAGCCATATGATCATCAATGCGATCGAAACCAAGGATACGCTGAAGCTGGAACCCGGCGAACCACGTATCGTGTGGCACAAGGATTATAAGGAAGCCGAACAGGCGGTATTGGAAAAAAAAATACCGGGGATCCTGGTCTTTCCGACCGATTTTACCGGATCGATCTACCTGGGCTATGGTTCTGACATCAAGATCATGGCCGATCCCGAGGCGGTTAATACAAAGGCCGCGCTGACCGGCATGGCAAGGGCTATATGTTCAGGGGTTATCGCGCAGCGCGTGGCCATGAATGCCGTGGTCGCCCTGCTGATCGAGAACGAAATGGCGGGCAGAGAAAGCGACGACCAGATTGGTAAGACCATTCAGAAATCCTTTGCCGGCCAGGCCGACACTTCGTTCACCGGGTCCTATATTAACTACGTACACGAGAAGGTCGGCAATATCAAACCCGTTAATCCATCCAACTGGCTCATCCCCGGTTACCTGGTCATGTTCGTGTTCTTTGCCGCGGCGCTCGGCGCCGAGACGATCATCCGCGAACGGCAGAACCAGACGCTGGAGCGGCTGATCGCCAGCTCCGTGCCCAAGGACGCGATCGTGCTCGGCACGTTTGCCGGCATTATGGCAAAAGGGCTTGTTCAGATCGCTATTTTCTGGCTGGTGGGCATTTTCGTCTTCAAAGTCGATATCGGACCCTACCCGCTGGGCGTTATCATCCTTTCTTTGTTGGTGGTCACGATGTCCGCGGCATTTACCGTAATGCTGGCAACGCTTGCCAAAACCCAGCGCAGCGCAAGTTCGCTCAGCGTTTTCGCTGCGCTGGTCCTGGCGCCTCTGGGTGGATGCTGGTGGCCGTTGTTCGTAACCCCGAGATGGCTGCAGTTCATCGCAAAGATCACACCCCATGCCTGGGCGACCACGGGCTTCAATAAGATGATGCTGTTCGGAGCTGGTTTTGGAGCTGTGGTGCCGGAGATGCTGGCGCTGGCCGGATTCACTGTCCTGTTCGGTCTGGTCGCGATCATCCGCTTCCGCACCGATGCGGTATAG
- a CDS encoding iron-containing alcohol dehydrogenase has translation MNQPVFFEIGPHRLKLLNRLLKKNKVYFKKALILGDDQTFRLGGNSIARDLCKHKVNVVKTHVSKSDEPAVAKIMSLVKKTKPDIILGFGGGKVLDVAKLAAGRTRRKFISIPTTLSNDGIASPVSVIKNKKNIPVSHLTRAPYGVIVDLGVVKKAPVRCIKAGVGDLVSNLSAVFDTRLRKGGEKAGKNILMLAETGPRALLKLKTHNIKSDLFLACLTDGLIKSGLAMCLSGSSRPASGSEHKISHALDYMYPGRKTLHGEQVGFAALVTMALQGNKYLTAVKKLYVKIGFLQKVKSLGISNNEFVEIILNARKIRPERYTILEHIQPNAGKIKKIIKELKLV, from the coding sequence ATGAACCAGCCGGTTTTCTTTGAGATCGGTCCGCATAGACTCAAGTTGCTAAATAGATTGCTTAAGAAAAACAAGGTGTATTTTAAAAAAGCACTTATATTGGGCGATGACCAGACATTCAGGCTCGGTGGTAACAGTATCGCCAGGGACCTGTGCAAGCACAAAGTGAACGTGGTCAAAACTCATGTGTCAAAAAGCGACGAACCCGCGGTCGCCAAGATCATGTCGCTGGTCAAAAAGACCAAGCCTGATATTATCCTGGGTTTCGGCGGCGGCAAGGTCCTGGATGTTGCCAAATTAGCTGCCGGCAGAACAAGAAGAAAATTCATCAGCATACCCACGACGCTGTCCAATGATGGCATCGCGTCGCCGGTATCCGTGATCAAGAACAAAAAGAATATCCCGGTCAGCCACCTGACCAGGGCGCCGTATGGCGTCATTGTGGACTTAGGTGTTGTGAAAAAAGCTCCGGTCCGCTGCATTAAAGCCGGCGTGGGCGACCTGGTCTCGAACCTTTCTGCCGTGTTTGACACCCGTTTAAGAAAAGGCGGAGAAAAAGCAGGTAAAAATATCCTGATGCTGGCAGAGACCGGTCCCAGGGCGCTGCTGAAACTAAAGACACACAATATAAAGAGTGATTTATTTCTGGCCTGCCTGACCGATGGATTGATCAAAAGCGGACTGGCGATGTGCCTGAGCGGTTCTTCAAGGCCGGCGAGCGGGAGCGAGCACAAGATCAGCCATGCCCTGGATTACATGTATCCGGGAAGAAAAACCTTGCACGGCGAGCAGGTGGGGTTTGCCGCGCTTGTGACCATGGCACTGCAAGGTAATAAGTATCTTACCGCCGTGAAAAAATTGTATGTCAAAATAGGATTTCTCCAGAAAGTAAAAAGTTTGGGGATCTCCAATAATGAATTTGTTGAGATTATATTGAACGCCAGAAAGATCAGACCCGAGCGGTACACGATTCTTGAACACATCCAGCCCAATGCCGGCAAGATAAAAAAAATAATAAAAGAATTAAAGCTGGTTTGA
- a CDS encoding NOL1/NOP2/sun family putative RNA methylase, with protein sequence MNAEQLFSRYTPIIPDFKTFMEFIHKPLKQSFRVNTLKAKKERILDLIKDHKAQPVPFYQDGFYLTDSRGIGLHFTHAIGMIYAQEMASMVPALVMQPRPGEVILDLCASPGSKTTQISQLMGNTGLLVANEINPRRMAQLMHNVKRCGLINECIISCKADRLSQMLPDYFDRILIDAPCSLEGTIRKSRAVLDHWGLKNINHMAWIQKGLVVSGFRLLRPGGTMVYSTCTVAPEENEAVIDYLIKKFPEAEIMPVQIPQFTTRPGITKWLNETFDERVKQCARVMPQDNDTEPFFIAQITKSGVHKERIGYPGRIEYKEQVIDLLKRQYGLLPEKFQDYAVFQNRDSYFISTPTAFSFTKMKVLRKGLEIGKIYDHELKPDNDFVQVFAPDATRDCYAAKDWELKRFLKGDKITVTGIEPGFVIITHQKLPVGVGRCNGREIKSEILRERRTKETRRR encoded by the coding sequence ATGAACGCAGAGCAACTCTTCTCGCGCTACACGCCGATCATCCCGGATTTCAAGACGTTCATGGAATTCATCCATAAACCCTTGAAACAGTCGTTCCGCGTCAACACGCTCAAGGCAAAAAAGGAACGGATCCTCGACCTGATCAAGGATCACAAGGCCCAACCGGTCCCTTTTTACCAGGACGGCTTCTATCTGACCGATAGCCGCGGCATCGGTCTTCATTTCACGCACGCGATCGGTATGATCTATGCTCAGGAAATGGCGTCCATGGTGCCGGCGCTGGTGATGCAGCCCCGGCCCGGAGAGGTTATCCTGGACCTGTGCGCCTCGCCGGGCTCAAAGACGACGCAGATCAGTCAGCTGATGGGTAATACCGGTCTTTTGGTCGCCAACGAAATCAACCCCCGGCGCATGGCGCAGCTCATGCACAATGTTAAGCGCTGCGGTTTAATCAACGAATGTATTATCAGCTGCAAGGCCGACCGGTTGTCGCAGATGTTACCTGATTATTTTGACCGTATCCTGATCGACGCGCCGTGCTCCCTGGAAGGAACGATCCGCAAGTCCCGCGCGGTTCTTGACCACTGGGGTTTAAAGAACATCAACCATATGGCGTGGATCCAGAAAGGACTCGTGGTCTCCGGTTTCCGCCTGCTGCGCCCCGGTGGCACCATGGTTTATTCCACCTGCACTGTGGCGCCGGAAGAAAACGAAGCGGTGATCGATTATTTGATAAAAAAATTCCCTGAAGCCGAGATCATGCCGGTCCAGATACCGCAATTCACGACCCGCCCGGGTATAACCAAGTGGTTGAACGAAACCTTTGATGAACGCGTTAAACAATGCGCCCGCGTCATGCCCCAGGATAACGACACCGAGCCTTTCTTTATCGCGCAGATCACGAAAAGCGGCGTGCATAAGGAACGCATTGGATACCCGGGTAGGATAGAGTACAAGGAACAGGTAATAGATCTACTCAAACGGCAGTACGGACTTTTACCCGAGAAATTCCAGGACTATGCCGTGTTCCAGAACCGGGATAGTTATTTCATCTCGACACCGACGGCTTTTTCTTTCACCAAGATGAAGGTCCTGAGAAAAGGTTTGGAGATCGGCAAGATATATGATCACGAGCTCAAACCCGACAATGATTTTGTCCAGGTCTTTGCCCCCGACGCGACCAGGGATTGCTATGCGGCCAAGGACTGGGAACTGAAGCGTTTCTTAAAGGGCGATAAAATCACCGTCACTGGCATTGAGCCGGGTTTTGTCATCATCACGCATCAGAAACTTCCGGTCGGCGTGGGCCGGTGCAACGGTCGCGAGATAAAATCCGAGATATTACGCGAGCGCAGGACTAAAGAAACCCGCCGGCGATAG